The following are from one region of the Sphingomonas sp. J315 genome:
- a CDS encoding aminopeptidase P family protein has product MSTHAARLQALRDQLQRDQLDGFVVPLTDEHMSEYVGAYAQRLAWLTGFQGSAGSAVVLPEAAAIFTDGRYTIQVRQQVDGTHWDYVPVPQVSIADWLRDHAPQGGRIGYDPWLHTRGWVEEARKALAERGAELVAVSRNPIDAVWDDQPAPSDAKLAVQSDDAAGRTSASKRAEIADWLAERKADAVVLSALDSIAWVFNVRGADVSHTPVALAYAIVNADGTADLFVAKDKVGDDVAQHLGNAVRLHDRGAFAPALKQFAGKRVAADPMGSVAAIFDALDAGGATILATRDPVVLAKAIKNDAEISGHKAAQARDGAALARFLKWAEAEMPKGGVTEMSAAERLQAFREETGVLRDLSFDTISGTGPNGAIPHYKVTEESSLPIEQGHLYLVDSGGQYEDGTTDVTRVIPVGEPTQEMRDRFTRVLKGHIAIATAVFPEGTTGGQIDAFARRPLWEVGCDYGHGTGHGVGAYLSVHEGPQRIAAPNYPGGGPAEPLRAGMFLSNEPGYYKAGEFGIRIENLVLVVEKDIPGAESVMLGFETLTFAPIERTLIEPGLLTEEERRWLDAYHARVLEILGPQLSPDERAWLEGKCRPIAAR; this is encoded by the coding sequence ATGTCGACCCATGCCGCCCGCCTTCAGGCCCTGCGTGACCAGCTCCAGCGCGACCAGCTCGACGGGTTCGTCGTGCCGCTGACCGACGAGCATATGAGCGAATATGTCGGTGCCTATGCGCAGCGGCTGGCGTGGCTGACCGGGTTTCAGGGGAGCGCGGGGAGCGCGGTGGTGCTGCCCGAGGCCGCGGCGATCTTCACCGATGGGCGCTACACGATTCAGGTGCGCCAGCAGGTCGATGGCACGCATTGGGACTATGTCCCGGTGCCGCAGGTGAGCATCGCCGACTGGCTGCGCGATCATGCGCCGCAGGGCGGGCGGATCGGGTACGACCCGTGGCTGCACACGCGCGGCTGGGTCGAGGAGGCGCGCAAGGCGCTGGCCGAGCGCGGTGCCGAGCTGGTCGCGGTCAGTCGCAACCCCATCGACGCGGTGTGGGACGACCAGCCCGCGCCGTCCGACGCGAAACTTGCGGTGCAGAGTGACGATGCGGCGGGGCGAACCAGCGCGTCCAAGCGCGCCGAGATCGCCGACTGGCTGGCCGAGCGCAAGGCGGATGCGGTGGTGCTCTCCGCACTCGATTCGATCGCATGGGTCTTCAACGTCCGCGGGGCCGATGTCAGCCACACGCCGGTCGCGCTCGCCTATGCCATCGTCAATGCCGACGGCACCGCCGATCTGTTCGTGGCGAAGGACAAGGTGGGTGACGACGTCGCCCAGCATCTGGGCAATGCCGTGCGCCTGCATGACCGCGGCGCCTTTGCCCCGGCGCTCAAGCAGTTTGCGGGCAAGCGCGTCGCCGCCGATCCGATGGGGTCGGTCGCGGCGATCTTTGACGCGCTCGATGCGGGCGGCGCGACGATCCTGGCGACGCGCGATCCGGTGGTGCTGGCCAAGGCGATCAAGAACGACGCCGAGATTTCGGGCCACAAGGCGGCGCAGGCCCGTGACGGCGCGGCGCTGGCCCGGTTCCTCAAATGGGCCGAGGCGGAGATGCCCAAGGGCGGGGTAACCGAGATGTCGGCCGCCGAGCGGCTGCAGGCGTTTCGCGAGGAAACCGGCGTGCTGCGCGACCTGAGCTTCGACACGATTTCGGGCACCGGGCCCAATGGCGCGATCCCGCATTACAAGGTCACCGAAGAGTCGAGCCTGCCCATCGAGCAGGGCCATCTCTATCTGGTCGATTCGGGCGGGCAATATGAGGATGGCACCACCGACGTGACCCGCGTGATCCCGGTCGGCGAGCCGACGCAGGAGATGCGCGATCGCTTCACCCGCGTGCTCAAGGGCCATATCGCGATTGCAACCGCCGTGTTCCCCGAGGGCACCACCGGCGGCCAGATCGACGCGTTCGCCCGCCGCCCGCTGTGGGAAGTCGGCTGCGACTATGGGCATGGCACCGGTCATGGGGTCGGGGCGTATCTGTCGGTGCATGAGGGGCCGCAGCGCATCGCCGCGCCCAACTATCCCGGCGGCGGCCCGGCCGAACCCTTACGCGCCGGCATGTTCCTGTCGAACGAGCCGGGATACTACAAGGCGGGCGAATTCGGCATCCGCATCGAGAATCTGGTGCTGGTGGTCGAGAAGGACATTCCGGGCGCCGAATCGGTGATGCTCGGGTTCGAGACGCTGACCTTTGCGCCGATCGAGCGGACGCTGATCGAACCGGGATTGCTGACCGAAGAAGAGCGCCGCTGGCTCGACGCCTATCATGCGCGCGTGCTCGAGATCCTCGGCCCGCAGCTGTCGCCCGACGAGCGGGCGTGGCTGGAGGGCAAGTGCCGGCCTATCGCGGCGCGGTAG
- a CDS encoding type II toxin-antitoxin system YoeB family toxin — translation MSGWWSRRINQAHRLVYRVAGNGKDQTLQVAQCRYHY, via the coding sequence TTGTCAGGCTGGTGGTCGCGGCGGATCAATCAGGCGCATCGGCTGGTGTACCGCGTGGCCGGGAACGGGAAGGATCAGACGCTGCAGGTGGCGCAGTGTCGGTATCATTATTGA
- a CDS encoding penicillin acylase family protein: MAFANKSHAGELALKPLLALCAGRAEVAEACAALGKWDGRFDNDSRAAWLFDRFWMKARSVPGLWAVPFDVKDPVHTPRDLVTSGEVGDKLIAALKAATEEVAKAGIALDARWGDVAFARRLTDRIPVHGGDGVLGVLNVQIMVPTQGGVTPRHGSSYVQVVGFDDAGPVAETILTYSQSPDPQSPWHGDQTRLYSEKKWVRFPFSPAQIAAAKVGEAVTIRE; this comes from the coding sequence ATGGCCTTTGCCAACAAGAGCCATGCGGGCGAGCTGGCGCTCAAACCCCTACTCGCTTTGTGCGCGGGCCGGGCCGAGGTGGCGGAGGCGTGCGCAGCGCTGGGCAAATGGGACGGGCGCTTTGACAATGACAGTCGCGCGGCGTGGCTGTTCGACCGGTTCTGGATGAAGGCGCGGAGCGTGCCGGGGCTATGGGCGGTGCCGTTCGATGTGAAGGACCCGGTGCATACCCCACGCGATCTGGTCACCAGCGGTGAGGTGGGCGACAAGCTGATCGCGGCGCTCAAGGCTGCGACGGAGGAGGTCGCCAAGGCGGGGATCGCGCTCGATGCGCGCTGGGGCGACGTCGCCTTTGCGCGGCGGCTCACCGACCGGATCCCGGTGCATGGCGGCGACGGAGTGCTGGGCGTGCTCAACGTCCAGATCATGGTGCCGACGCAGGGCGGGGTCACGCCGCGCCACGGGTCGAGCTATGTCCAGGTGGTGGGGTTCGATGACGCCGGGCCGGTCGCGGAGACGATCCTGACCTACTCCCAGTCGCCCGACCCGCAATCGCCCTGGCATGGCGATCAGACGCGGCTCTATTCGGAGAAGAAATGGGTGCGATTCCCTTTCAGCCCGGCGCAGATCGCGGCAGCGAAGGTCGGGGAGGCGGTGACGATCCGCGAATAG
- a CDS encoding DUF6891 domain-containing protein encodes MSQSWLSRIFGGTKPAPSIPAPVTFSADATADIQDYVERLVAAGFMPRDEIIDTALAYVEADGDAQRAEAERATDAALKAHASAQAQWPETTDCDRLDAAFAALDADGIISRQDFTCCGSCGAAEIWDHVQAAEGAGLSARGYAFFHQQDTESAVEGDGLYLNYGSIEEGAPAAVAIGHEIVAKLNAHGLQTDWSGSISERIGVSLDWKKRRTAAG; translated from the coding sequence ATGTCCCAGTCGTGGTTGTCGAGAATCTTTGGGGGCACGAAACCCGCCCCGTCGATCCCCGCCCCCGTCACTTTCAGCGCGGACGCGACAGCGGATATTCAAGACTATGTCGAACGACTGGTCGCTGCGGGTTTTATGCCGCGAGACGAGATCATCGACACCGCGCTTGCCTATGTCGAGGCGGATGGCGATGCGCAGCGCGCCGAGGCCGAACGCGCGACCGACGCCGCGCTGAAAGCGCATGCATCGGCACAGGCGCAATGGCCGGAGACCACCGATTGCGACCGGCTCGATGCCGCCTTTGCCGCTCTCGATGCGGACGGGATTATCTCACGACAGGATTTCACGTGCTGCGGCAGCTGCGGCGCGGCGGAAATCTGGGATCATGTTCAGGCGGCGGAAGGCGCTGGTTTGTCGGCAAGGGGATATGCCTTCTTTCACCAGCAGGACACCGAGTCTGCGGTGGAGGGCGATGGCCTGTACCTGAACTATGGGTCGATCGAAGAAGGCGCACCGGCGGCAGTCGCGATCGGGCATGAAATCGTCGCCAAGCTGAACGCCCATGGCCTGCAAACCGACTGGAGCGGGAGCATCAGCGAGCGGATTGGCGTGTCGCTGGACTGGAAGAAGCGGCGGACGGCGGCCGGATAA
- a CDS encoding SOS response-associated peptidase family protein, translated as MCNEAYRKRELAKLLADWPTQYVPLRFPEGRPNFAPLDGFRITDRVEIIRPATAEAGVAEMVTRRWSWPAANGKPVYNVRSDGRAIAHASRCLIPVDGFYEYGDAPDDAPPTDLFGASVPVRRGKPLKAKWAFTLSGAEGFAIAGVWRADPVVGEAWAMLTCPPGPDVAPIHDRQPVVLPPADWARWLDPATPSSELCRPLPGGSLTATRER; from the coding sequence ATGTGCAATGAAGCCTATCGCAAGCGCGAGCTCGCCAAGCTGCTCGCCGACTGGCCGACCCAGTATGTGCCGCTGCGCTTTCCGGAGGGGCGACCCAATTTCGCCCCGCTCGACGGCTTTCGCATCACCGACCGGGTCGAGATCATACGTCCCGCCACCGCCGAAGCGGGGGTGGCGGAAATGGTGACGCGCCGCTGGAGCTGGCCCGCCGCCAATGGCAAGCCGGTGTATAATGTCCGCTCCGATGGCCGCGCGATCGCGCATGCCAGCCGCTGCCTGATCCCGGTCGACGGCTTTTACGAATATGGCGATGCTCCGGACGACGCGCCCCCCACCGACCTGTTCGGCGCCTCGGTGCCGGTGCGGCGGGGCAAACCGCTCAAGGCCAAATGGGCCTTCACCCTGTCGGGGGCAGAGGGGTTCGCGATCGCCGGGGTGTGGCGCGCCGACCCGGTGGTGGGGGAGGCATGGGCGATGCTCACCTGTCCGCCCGGCCCCGATGTCGCGCCGATCCACGACCGCCAGCCGGTGGTGCTGCCCCCCGCCGACTGGGCGCGCTGGCTCGACCCGGCGACGCCCAGTTCAGAGCTGTGCCGCCCCTTGCCCGGCGGCAGCCTCACCGCGACGCGGGAGCGCTGA
- a CDS encoding L,D-transpeptidase family protein → MDDLALMDWRRMMRAGGWMVRTGIVAALGVGAMAAAALIPPPEPARSAPPVRAVAPAPKPVVAAPAPAPAPPATAALPPAAPALEAMTVKRILDIPGPISFGTYYWDTDGVPANGPLVITVDLEAQTMSVFRDGYEIGATAILYGMDGKPTPLGVHEIKQKKVHHISNLYGAPMPYMMRLTWDGIAIHGSEVEEGRATHGCIGVPTPFAKLVFAQAKLGDKVIITRGKRLGLGGVVTPD, encoded by the coding sequence ATGGACGATCTGGCGTTGATGGACTGGAGGAGAATGATGCGCGCGGGTGGATGGATGGTGCGGACGGGGATCGTGGCGGCGCTTGGCGTCGGCGCGATGGCTGCCGCTGCGCTGATCCCCCCGCCCGAACCGGCCCGCAGCGCCCCGCCGGTCAGGGCCGTCGCCCCCGCACCAAAGCCGGTGGTTGCTGCTCCCGCACCGGCCCCTGCGCCGCCTGCCACAGCCGCACTGCCGCCCGCCGCCCCGGCACTGGAGGCGATGACGGTCAAGCGCATTCTCGATATCCCCGGCCCGATCAGCTTCGGCACCTATTACTGGGACACCGACGGCGTCCCCGCCAACGGCCCGCTCGTCATCACCGTCGACCTCGAAGCGCAGACCATGTCGGTGTTCCGCGACGGGTACGAGATCGGCGCGACCGCGATCCTCTATGGCATGGATGGCAAGCCGACCCCGCTCGGCGTGCATGAGATCAAGCAGAAAAAGGTGCACCACATCTCGAACCTCTACGGCGCGCCGATGCCGTACATGATGCGCCTGACCTGGGACGGGATCGCGATCCACGGGTCCGAGGTGGAAGAGGGGCGCGCGACCCATGGCTGCATCGGCGTGCCCACCCCCTTCGCGAAACTGGTGTTCGCCCAGGCCAAGCTCGGCGACAAGGTCATCATCACCCGCGGCAAGCGGCTGGGATTGGGCGGCGTCGTCACCCCGGACTGA
- a CDS encoding S9 family peptidase: protein MSQTTPPVAATRPFSYERHGATIEDPWNWLRDPGYPDVKDKDVLAYLEAENAYYEGVIEPLKPLSETLFQEMRGRIKEDDATVPQKDGAYLYWTDHETGGEYRRWWRRPVAGGPDELILDEPKLAEGKEYFVLGGFSISPDDRYLAYAFDDNGSERFEVRVKGLTTGDLLPDTIPGVLSDLVWTSDSKGFLYGVANDQWRTDNARWHKLGDPVDQDIELYHEDDEGYRVGVGETQSRRFLVISTGDHVTSEVRLLPADNPLAEPILVAPRQTGREYDVEEHDGTLYIHTNDTHTNWRLVTASLDAPGAWHERIAPSETFYMTGVTTFADYFVVEGREAGLDQIEIHQYEGGPGKRIAFPEASYVASLGDNPEYAMAKLRIGYESMVTPGTVYDYDVATGELETLKVQIIPSGYDASKYATERLHIAARDGTDIPCSIVYPKDFPRDGTGKLYLYAYGAYGYAIPPGFSTARMSFLDRGVAFAIAHIRGGDDLGQQWYLDGKLEKRTNTFYDFVDVAKGLIDRGYTHKGGIAIAGRSAGGELMGAVVNSDPDLWGVVVADVPFVDVLNTMLDDSLPLTPGEWPEWGNPITDKAAFDLIRSYSPYDNVKAQDYPPLFISGGLNDPRVTYWEPAKWAAKLRATKTDDNVLVLKTNMGAGHGGKSGRWESLREAADENAFILWQLGLANA, encoded by the coding sequence ATGAGCCAGACCACGCCCCCCGTCGCCGCCACCCGCCCCTTCTCCTACGAACGCCACGGCGCGACGATCGAAGACCCGTGGAACTGGCTGCGCGACCCCGGCTATCCCGATGTGAAGGACAAGGACGTCCTCGCCTATCTCGAGGCCGAAAACGCCTATTATGAGGGCGTGATCGAACCGCTCAAGCCGCTCTCCGAAACGCTGTTTCAGGAGATGCGCGGCCGGATCAAGGAGGACGACGCCACCGTTCCGCAAAAGGACGGTGCGTATCTCTACTGGACCGACCACGAGACCGGCGGCGAATATCGCCGCTGGTGGCGGAGGCCCGTCGCGGGTGGTCCGGACGAACTGATCCTCGACGAACCCAAGCTCGCCGAGGGCAAGGAGTATTTCGTCCTCGGCGGCTTCTCGATCAGCCCCGACGACCGCTATCTCGCTTACGCGTTCGACGACAACGGCTCGGAACGGTTCGAGGTGCGGGTCAAGGGCCTCACCACCGGCGACCTCCTCCCCGACACCATCCCCGGCGTCCTGTCCGACCTCGTCTGGACCTCGGACTCAAAGGGCTTTCTCTACGGCGTCGCCAACGACCAGTGGCGCACCGACAATGCCCGCTGGCACAAGCTCGGCGATCCGGTCGACCAGGACATCGAACTCTATCACGAGGATGACGAGGGCTATCGCGTCGGCGTCGGCGAGACCCAGTCGCGCCGCTTCCTCGTCATCTCGACCGGCGATCACGTCACCAGCGAAGTCCGCCTGCTCCCCGCCGACAATCCGCTCGCCGAACCGATCCTCGTCGCCCCGCGCCAGACCGGGCGCGAGTACGATGTCGAGGAGCATGACGGCACGCTCTACATCCACACCAACGACACCCACACCAACTGGCGGCTCGTCACCGCCAGCCTCGATGCACCCGGCGCGTGGCACGAGCGGATCGCCCCGTCCGAAACCTTCTACATGACCGGCGTCACCACCTTTGCCGACTATTTCGTGGTCGAGGGGCGCGAGGCCGGCCTCGATCAGATCGAGATCCACCAGTATGAAGGCGGTCCGGGCAAGCGCATCGCCTTCCCGGAAGCCAGCTATGTCGCCAGCCTCGGCGACAATCCCGAATATGCGATGGCAAAGCTGCGCATCGGCTATGAATCGATGGTCACGCCCGGCACCGTCTATGACTATGACGTCGCGACGGGCGAACTAGAGACACTCAAGGTCCAGATCATCCCATCGGGCTATGACGCGAGCAAATACGCGACCGAACGGCTGCACATCGCCGCGCGCGACGGCACCGACATCCCCTGCTCGATCGTCTACCCCAAGGACTTCCCGCGCGACGGCACCGGCAAGCTCTATCTCTACGCCTATGGCGCGTACGGCTATGCCATCCCGCCCGGCTTCTCGACCGCGCGCATGTCGTTCCTCGACCGCGGCGTCGCCTTCGCCATCGCGCATATCCGCGGCGGCGACGATCTCGGCCAGCAATGGTATCTCGACGGCAAGCTCGAAAAGCGCACCAACACCTTCTACGACTTCGTCGATGTCGCAAAGGGGCTGATCGATCGCGGCTACACCCACAAGGGCGGCATCGCCATCGCCGGGCGCAGCGCGGGCGGCGAGCTGATGGGCGCGGTGGTCAACTCCGACCCGGACCTGTGGGGCGTGGTCGTCGCCGACGTGCCCTTCGTCGACGTGCTCAACACCATGCTCGACGACAGCCTGCCGCTGACCCCGGGCGAATGGCCCGAATGGGGCAACCCGATCACCGACAAGGCCGCGTTCGACCTGATCCGCAGCTACAGTCCATATGACAATGTGAAGGCACAGGATTACCCGCCGCTGTTCATTTCGGGCGGTCTCAACGACCCCCGCGTCACCTATTGGGAACCCGCCAAATGGGCGGC
- a CDS encoding LysR family transcriptional regulator yields the protein MTQQPPLARAHWTPAKQRIFLAALVETGSIARAARAAGMSRSSAHALRNRLTGTPFDHAWARALRLHAARLADPFGPDPLAPRDPVAPRAPRPAPVAPSSLR from the coding sequence ATGACTCAGCAACCCCCACTCGCCCGTGCGCACTGGACCCCGGCCAAACAGCGCATCTTCCTCGCCGCCCTTGTCGAAACCGGCAGCATCGCCCGCGCCGCCCGTGCCGCGGGCATGTCGCGGTCCAGCGCGCATGCGCTGCGCAACCGCCTCACCGGCACGCCCTTCGACCATGCATGGGCCCGCGCGCTCAGGCTCCACGCCGCGCGGCTCGCCGATCCCTTCGGCCCTGATCCACTCGCCCCGCGTGATCCCGTTGCGCCGCGTGCGCCCAGACCCGCACCCGTCGCGCCGTCGTCGCTTCGCTGA
- a CDS encoding PepSY domain-containing protein: MRFLALPLFALAACSPAGDEAAPANGTLPEGPEAVISNVAAVDLPAGVAELAEATVPGMRIAEAERKDREGRTYYDVEGTRPDGSDVEIDMLVQPDGSLKAVEVQRDIAWADAPAPVRAAAAATADAFTPERVIESRQVEDGRTIYELFAPGKPKEPAMEIAWKDGKAALLTERAIH, from the coding sequence ATGCGCTTTCTCGCCCTTCCCCTTTTCGCGCTCGCCGCCTGCTCCCCGGCTGGCGACGAGGCCGCTCCGGCCAATGGCACGCTGCCCGAAGGTCCGGAGGCGGTGATCAGCAATGTCGCGGCGGTCGATCTGCCCGCCGGAGTCGCCGAACTGGCCGAGGCGACGGTGCCGGGGATGCGGATCGCGGAGGCGGAGCGGAAGGACCGCGAGGGGCGTACCTATTATGATGTCGAGGGGACGCGACCCGACGGGAGCGACGTCGAGATCGACATGCTGGTCCAGCCCGACGGGTCGCTGAAGGCGGTCGAGGTGCAGCGCGACATCGCCTGGGCTGACGCCCCGGCACCGGTGCGCGCCGCCGCCGCCGCGACCGCCGACGCCTTTACCCCCGAGCGGGTGATCGAGAGCCGCCAGGTCGAGGACGGGCGGACGATCTATGAGCTGTTCGCGCCGGGCAAGCCGAAGGAACCGGCGATGGAGATCGCGTGGAAGGACGGCAAGGCGGCGCTGTTGACCGAACGCGCGATCCACTGA
- a CDS encoding helix-turn-helix domain-containing protein, with amino-acid sequence MRPLVHPSVDSVTPQAILHALSDPERARIYAEIAGLGCVRGCATLADTGERVIPKSSLSQHFRILREAGLIRSERHGVEMRNYARCQEIDGRFPGLLKAIMGAYAEAGETAR; translated from the coding sequence ATGCGCCCTCTTGTCCATCCGTCCGTCGACAGCGTGACCCCACAGGCGATCCTGCACGCGCTGTCCGATCCGGAGCGCGCGCGCATCTATGCCGAGATCGCCGGGCTGGGCTGTGTTCGGGGTTGCGCGACGCTTGCCGACACCGGGGAGCGGGTGATCCCCAAATCCTCGCTGTCCCAGCATTTCCGCATCCTGCGCGAAGCCGGGCTGATCCGGTCGGAGCGGCACGGCGTGGAGATGCGCAACTATGCCCGTTGTCAGGAGATCGACGGCCGCTTCCCGGGGCTGCTCAAGGCGATCATGGGCGCCTATGCGGAGGCTGGCGAGACGGCGCGCTGA
- a CDS encoding penicillin acylase family protein → MGKAVVLAAAGVALLWGGAAEAKYRYAATITRTAHGVPHIVAQDWRGAGYGVGYAYAQDNLCMIAEEFATVAGERSLHFGAKGSATLGFQSVDNLSSDLFFRSAIDLPALRRGAKAQGAAALALTAGWVAGYNRYLKDLGPERVPSECRGKAWVRAITADDMLRLNEKQMLLASSLNFAPAIANAVPPGANRRRRWAWRCLIRRSSRSPAMAGPSAAMSPPTARGW, encoded by the coding sequence ATGGGCAAGGCGGTGGTGTTGGCGGCGGCGGGTGTCGCGTTGCTTTGGGGCGGGGCCGCCGAGGCGAAGTATCGCTATGCCGCGACGATCACCCGTACCGCGCATGGCGTGCCGCATATCGTCGCGCAGGACTGGCGCGGGGCGGGCTATGGCGTGGGGTACGCCTATGCGCAGGACAACCTCTGCATGATCGCTGAGGAGTTCGCGACGGTGGCAGGCGAGCGGTCGCTGCATTTCGGGGCGAAGGGCAGCGCGACCCTGGGGTTCCAGAGCGTCGACAATCTGTCGTCGGACCTGTTCTTCCGCTCCGCGATCGACCTGCCGGCGTTGCGGCGCGGGGCGAAGGCGCAGGGGGCGGCGGCGCTGGCGCTGACGGCGGGCTGGGTCGCGGGGTATAATCGCTATCTCAAGGATCTGGGGCCGGAGCGCGTGCCGAGCGAGTGTCGCGGCAAGGCGTGGGTGCGGGCGATCACCGCCGACGACATGCTGCGGCTGAACGAGAAGCAGATGCTGCTTGCCAGCTCGCTCAACTTCGCGCCCGCCATCGCCAATGCGGTGCCGCCGGGGGCGAACCGGCGGCGAAGGTGGGCATGGCGCTGCCTGATCCGGCGCAGTTCGAGATCGCCAGCAATGGCTGGGCCTTCGGCGGCGATGTCACCGCCAACGGCAAGGGGATGGTGA
- a CDS encoding tetratricopeptide repeat protein yields the protein MARYRLTPALAATALAFAPLTATAHAAAALPVTRTTDAALVHPDHAAIVARMEAMYAIHFLPIPVLQQRAATGDLRAIYALSLKYQNGLGVKQSWPEYERLSKRILQIAPALAEQGDPYAMYQLAFQRWLAEQWTDDRKFAAYLAAAEAGDPEAAAGVGQAYDLGRGVRADRAEALRWYVRAATAGHCDSMTKIGYLLSDPKTGAVDVAEAVRWYRMAAENPVACGNGANYALALLFSEGRGNLPRDYGQALRWFLETARRGNPVGAMQIGFYYEKGLGTPVNRAEALRWFKIAGFPSVAAARAEMARLRIKEPG from the coding sequence ATGGCCCGATATCGGTTGACCCCAGCGTTGGCCGCCACCGCGCTAGCCTTCGCCCCGCTCACCGCCACGGCCCATGCCGCCGCCGCATTGCCGGTCACCCGGACCACCGACGCCGCCCTCGTCCATCCCGATCACGCCGCAATCGTCGCGCGGATGGAAGCGATGTACGCAATCCATTTCCTCCCCATCCCGGTGCTTCAGCAGCGCGCCGCGACGGGGGATCTGCGTGCGATCTACGCATTGTCGCTGAAGTATCAGAACGGTCTCGGCGTCAAGCAGAGCTGGCCCGAATATGAGCGGCTGAGCAAACGCATCCTTCAGATCGCCCCCGCGCTTGCGGAGCAGGGCGATCCCTATGCGATGTACCAGCTGGCGTTTCAGCGATGGCTCGCCGAACAATGGACCGACGACCGCAAATTCGCGGCCTATCTCGCGGCGGCGGAAGCGGGTGACCCCGAAGCGGCGGCGGGCGTCGGCCAGGCCTATGATCTGGGTCGCGGCGTTCGTGCCGACCGGGCGGAGGCGCTGCGCTGGTATGTGCGCGCGGCGACCGCGGGGCATTGCGATTCGATGACCAAGATCGGTTATCTGCTCTCCGATCCGAAGACCGGAGCGGTCGATGTGGCAGAGGCGGTGCGCTGGTACCGGATGGCGGCGGAGAACCCCGTTGCCTGCGGCAACGGCGCGAACTACGCGCTCGCGCTGCTCTTCTCCGAAGGGCGCGGCAACCTCCCCCGCGACTATGGCCAGGCGCTGCGCTGGTTTCTCGAAACCGCCAGGCGCGGCAACCCGGTCGGCGCGATGCAGATCGGCTTTTACTATGAAAAGGGGCTAGGCACCCCGGTGAATCGGGCCGAGGCGCTGAGATGGTTCAAGATCGCCGGCTTCCCCTCGGTCGCCGCCGCGCGCGCAGAAATGGCGCGGCTGCGGATCAAGGAGCCCGGATGA
- a CDS encoding glucose 1-dehydrogenase, whose amino-acid sequence MSRLQGKVAVVTGASKGIGAAIARSLAAEGAAVVVNYSSSRAGADATVAAIESAGGKALAVQGDVADAAQAAALIDAATREFGRLDIVVNNSGVYAFAPIDDFDPVEYHRMFGINVLGLLNVTKAAVPHLGAGASVINISSNITRMKMPGASLYTATKAAVDAITRVLSSELGPRQIRVNAISPGMTMTEGTDAAGIVEGSDFANQIVAQTPLGRVGHVDDIAVAAVFLASDEARWITGEVIGVSGGA is encoded by the coding sequence ATGAGTCGCTTGCAGGGCAAGGTCGCGGTCGTCACCGGCGCGTCCAAGGGGATTGGCGCGGCGATCGCACGGTCGCTGGCCGCCGAGGGCGCGGCGGTCGTCGTCAACTATTCGAGCAGCCGCGCGGGCGCGGACGCCACTGTCGCGGCGATCGAGAGCGCCGGCGGCAAGGCACTGGCGGTCCAGGGCGATGTCGCCGACGCCGCACAGGCCGCGGCGCTGATCGACGCGGCGACGCGCGAATTCGGGCGGCTGGACATCGTGGTCAACAATAGCGGCGTCTATGCCTTTGCCCCGATCGACGACTTCGACCCGGTCGAATATCACCGCATGTTCGGGATCAACGTGCTGGGCCTGCTCAACGTGACCAAGGCGGCGGTGCCGCATCTGGGCGCGGGGGCGAGCGTCATCAACATCTCGTCCAACATCACCCGCATGAAGATGCCCGGCGCATCGCTCTATACCGCGACCAAGGCGGCGGTGGACGCGATCACCCGCGTCCTGTCGAGCGAGCTGGGCCCCCGCCAGATCCGGGTCAACGCGATCTCGCCCGGCATGACGATGACCGAGGGCACCGACGCGGCGGGCATCGTCGAGGGATCGGACTTCGCCAACCAGATCGTCGCGCAGACGCCGCTGGGCCGGGTCGGTCATGTCGACGACATCGCGGTGGCGGCGGTGTTCCTGGCGTCGGACGAGGCGCGCTGGATCACCGGCGAGGTGATCGGGGTCAGCGGCGGGGCGTGA